The Helianthus annuus cultivar XRQ/B chromosome 16, HanXRQr2.0-SUNRISE, whole genome shotgun sequence genome includes a window with the following:
- the LOC110923721 gene encoding uncharacterized protein LOC110923721, with translation MDPYNPNNPNSSSLPFSSPGYTPVMENSFSGYQQMPNAFNQRNQYHMQQPNIPFNQMQMQPNPQTFNMPYQQMQMHQLMQNPLNMPYQPPPQARPTQIEEEDDDVEVVPETQPQPSKKKNTKGKGKKEDAAVKQQPWSKIKEEALAKAYVESTRNPILGNNQSNDGFWQEVLDIFHTIYGTRRVQNR, from the exons ATGGATCCCTACAAcccaaataatcccaactcaagTTCACTCCCATTTTCGTCACCCGGCTACACACCCGTCATGGAAAACTCTTTTTCGGGTTACCAACAAATGCCCAACGCTTTCAACCAACGAAACCAATACCATATGCAACAACCCAACATTCCCTTCAACCAAATGCAAATGCAACCAAACCCACAAACATTCAACATGCCATATCAACAAATGCAAATGCACCAGCTAATGCAAAATCCGCTTAATATGCCATATCAACCACCGCCACAAGCACGTCCAACACAAatcgaggaagaagatgatgacGTAGAGGTTGTGCCAGAAACGCAACCTCAACCttcaaaaaagaaaaatacaaaggGAAAGGGTAAAAAAGAAGACGCAGCCGTCAAACAACAGCCATGGTCAAAAATTAAggaagaggcgttggcgaaggcgtATGTTGAATCGACAAGGAATCCTATACTCg GTAACAATCAATCAAACGATGGGTTTTGGCAAGAAGTCCTTGATATATTCCACACGATTTATGGAACAAGGCGTGTACAGAACCGTTGA